In the genome of Paenibacillus sp. FSL R5-0766, one region contains:
- a CDS encoding MFS transporter → MKEQSTQVRLWTTDFILLMLCNFLLFLQLHMIVSPLPSYVQERFHANAFEVSLFTCLFALSAIAARLYSAKALEKGLRNAMIYIGLSVALLATLGYYFAAGIAVLLLLRMLFGIGFGMSSTAFPTMASDIVPVKRMGEGMGYFGLSTSLAMSMGPIIGVTLLQGAGFVTLMLCTAGVLAVIYPLSYSLTRKKAVRTDNSTTIMPQATTSASGSNPKQKTPFNRKLILPSVLNCLLSITYGGLVGFIVLYGKEANLANPALFFLFNALAVLLVRPFAGRIYDNKGPKALLIPGAIFIAVGLILLSYATSMSTLFIAAFIYGIGYGSMQSSLQTWMIQVVSPTQRGMANGMFLNSLDLGIATGALLLGAIAAITSYTDMYRYSVMFMILFLLIYLIQGKRSGSFSIEPHALLAHTHIPATNTGQPKDSEHNTQDPRNKK, encoded by the coding sequence ATGAAAGAACAATCTACACAAGTTAGACTATGGACCACCGATTTTATTCTGCTGATGCTGTGCAACTTCTTGTTGTTCTTGCAACTGCACATGATCGTCTCTCCGCTTCCGTCCTACGTTCAGGAGCGATTTCACGCCAATGCATTTGAAGTAAGTTTATTCACCTGTCTGTTTGCACTAAGTGCCATTGCAGCCCGTCTCTATTCCGCGAAAGCACTGGAGAAGGGCCTTCGTAACGCCATGATCTATATAGGCCTGTCCGTAGCCCTGCTGGCAACGCTCGGCTATTATTTTGCTGCCGGTATAGCCGTGCTCTTGTTGCTGAGAATGTTGTTTGGTATCGGGTTTGGTATGAGCAGTACCGCTTTTCCAACGATGGCCTCGGACATTGTGCCCGTCAAACGAATGGGTGAAGGTATGGGTTACTTTGGTCTATCGACTAGCCTGGCTATGTCTATGGGGCCAATTATTGGGGTCACTCTGCTACAGGGTGCTGGATTTGTAACCCTCATGTTATGTACTGCGGGTGTCCTCGCTGTGATCTATCCACTGAGTTATTCGCTGACACGCAAAAAAGCAGTCAGAACCGATAACAGTACAACCATCATGCCACAAGCCACAACAAGTGCTTCAGGGTCCAACCCAAAACAGAAGACACCTTTCAACCGTAAGCTGATTCTGCCCAGCGTGCTGAATTGCCTGTTATCCATCACCTATGGTGGACTTGTCGGATTCATCGTTCTGTATGGCAAGGAAGCCAATCTGGCCAATCCTGCGCTGTTCTTTTTGTTCAATGCACTCGCCGTGTTATTGGTTAGACCCTTTGCAGGACGGATCTATGACAATAAGGGTCCAAAAGCCCTGCTCATTCCAGGGGCTATATTTATTGCGGTTGGCCTCATTCTGCTCTCGTATGCAACCTCCATGTCTACCTTGTTCATTGCTGCCTTTATCTACGGGATTGGCTATGGTTCCATGCAGTCGTCTCTGCAGACCTGGATGATTCAAGTTGTATCTCCTACTCAACGAGGTATGGCTAACGGTATGTTTTTGAACTCGCTGGATCTGGGTATTGCAACCGGTGCCCTTCTTCTTGGCGCCATTGCGGCAATAACCAGTTATACCGATATGTATCGATATTCCGTGATGTTTATGATTCTGTTCTTGCTTATCTATCTGATTCAGGGAAAACGAAGCGGCAGCTTCTCCATTGAACCTCATGCTCTGCTCGCTCATACGCATATACCTGCAACAAATACAGGTCAGCCTAAGGATTCCGAACATAATACGCAAGATCCCAGAAATAAGAAATAA
- a CDS encoding MarR family transcriptional regulator, whose product MEARSSNHMDYTLEQSVGFMLGFTHRKAVALLATRFKPYDITTEQFSVLFNVDRGEGVNQKELAARVFKDQPTTARIIDLLEKKGWVERRTSEQDRRAYLLYLTTEGKALIDILVPIEREMNKELAEGIPEDQMEAFKHTLSLINRNL is encoded by the coding sequence ATGGAAGCGAGGTCTAGCAATCACATGGACTATACACTGGAACAATCTGTTGGATTCATGCTGGGATTCACACATCGTAAAGCTGTAGCTTTACTTGCAACGCGATTCAAACCTTATGATATTACGACGGAGCAATTTTCTGTTCTCTTTAATGTTGACCGCGGAGAAGGTGTGAATCAGAAGGAGCTCGCTGCACGTGTCTTCAAAGACCAACCCACCACTGCGCGGATTATTGATCTGCTTGAGAAAAAAGGCTGGGTAGAACGCCGGACCAGTGAACAGGATCGCAGAGCCTATCTGTTATATCTCACCACGGAAGGCAAAGCGTTAATCGATATCCTCGTTCCGATTGAAAGAGAAATGAATAAAGAACTTGCTGAAGGTATACCCGAAGACCAGATGGAAGCATTTAAACATACTCTTTCCCTCATTAACCGCAACTTGTAA
- a CDS encoding RbsD/FucU domain-containing protein, which translates to MLKNIPVILPPELLKIMSEMGHGDELVLADGNFPAASHAKRLVRCDALGVVELLDAILQLYPLDTYAERPAAVMQVVEGDQVIPIIWEDYRRLIEKYEGITDAFDHEERFDFYKRASNAYVIVATGERAQYANLILKKGVIFPDADPGQEQQNAESN; encoded by the coding sequence ATGCTAAAGAATATACCCGTAATACTACCTCCAGAGTTACTCAAAATCATGTCCGAAATGGGCCATGGAGACGAGTTGGTTCTGGCGGATGGCAATTTCCCCGCAGCCAGTCATGCCAAGCGATTGGTACGCTGTGATGCACTGGGAGTCGTGGAACTGCTGGATGCCATCCTGCAATTATATCCACTGGATACCTATGCTGAGCGTCCCGCTGCTGTCATGCAGGTTGTGGAAGGAGACCAGGTGATCCCGATCATATGGGAAGACTATCGCCGGTTGATTGAAAAATATGAAGGCATAACGGATGCTTTTGATCATGAAGAGCGATTTGATTTTTATAAACGTGCTTCGAATGCCTATGTGATTGTTGCAACTGGCGAGCGAGCGCAATATGCCAATCTGATTTTGAAGAAAGGTGTCATTTTCCCCGATGCTGATCCTGGTCAGGAACAGCAGAATGCTGAATCGAACTGA
- a CDS encoding GNAT family N-acetyltransferase, protein MQHRIRQAGLPDCNEVGQLFNEYRMFYNQNADIEAARQYIRERMERHESVILVAETDAESDHGTDESKVMSLSNGLNCTGFVQLYPSFSSVSMGPVWVLNDLYVHPNYRQQGIARKLLQAAKRLASERGVLRISLSTELSNKQAQALYESEGYAQDTKFMYYELNV, encoded by the coding sequence ATGCAGCACCGAATCAGACAAGCGGGTCTTCCAGATTGTAACGAAGTGGGACAACTGTTCAATGAGTACAGGATGTTCTACAACCAAAATGCTGACATTGAGGCAGCACGTCAGTATATTAGAGAACGAATGGAACGCCATGAATCGGTGATTTTGGTAGCAGAGACAGATGCGGAAAGTGATCATGGGACAGATGAAAGTAAAGTTATGTCACTCTCGAATGGCCTTAATTGCACCGGATTCGTTCAGCTGTATCCCAGTTTCAGTTCGGTATCGATGGGGCCTGTATGGGTGCTTAATGATCTATATGTGCATCCGAATTATCGTCAGCAAGGCATTGCCAGGAAGCTCTTGCAAGCAGCCAAGCGATTGGCATCTGAGCGAGGGGTTCTTCGTATATCACTCTCAACTGAGTTAAGTAACAAGCAAGCGCAAGCTTTATATGAATCCGAAGGATATGCACAGGATACCAAATTCATGTATTATGAACTTAATGTATAA
- a CDS encoding TraX family protein — MMQWIAMITMLIDHIGAVFFPHIIELRIIGRIAFPIYAFAVYIGYKHTRDVQKYIWRLFWIAIISQVPFMAAFNHYSLNVVWTLWSALLVLFVIDKLPSRLLGIPIVIGAGWFMEISQMDYGMYGLVLVLLFRYFQGPVLVVAHVLLNALYLLLHNSSVQMYSVLATAGIAIAQYYQAGFRMKGPRWVWRYFYPAHLAIIAIIRWV; from the coding sequence ATGATGCAGTGGATTGCCATGATCACGATGTTAATTGATCATATAGGGGCTGTCTTTTTTCCACATATTATAGAGTTGAGGATCATAGGTCGTATCGCTTTTCCAATCTATGCATTTGCAGTGTATATCGGTTATAAACATACACGAGACGTACAAAAATACATATGGCGTCTGTTCTGGATAGCAATCATATCACAGGTGCCGTTCATGGCTGCGTTTAATCATTATTCTCTGAACGTGGTATGGACATTGTGGTCAGCCCTGTTGGTATTATTCGTTATTGATAAATTGCCATCCCGCCTATTGGGGATTCCGATTGTAATTGGAGCAGGTTGGTTCATGGAAATTAGCCAAATGGATTACGGGATGTACGGGTTGGTATTGGTCCTGTTATTCCGTTATTTCCAGGGTCCTGTACTTGTCGTGGCACATGTCTTGTTAAATGCACTATATCTTCTGCTGCATAACAGCTCTGTGCAAATGTATAGTGTGCTCGCAACCGCCGGCATTGCTATTGCTCAGTATTATCAAGCGGGATTCCGTATGAAGGGGCCACGTTGGGTGTGGCGCTATTTCTATCCTGCGCATCTTGCCATTATTGCAATTATCCGATGGGTCTAA
- a CDS encoding non-ribosomal peptide synthetase, translating into MIENQPSSSHSMESSLPVLQIPLDFGRRQQSFSYQSAQITLHASLNRELKQKYGEQMVYPVLLSAYAALLFRLSAEQELAIGILSPDQAASYLSLQIQGKLTFSQLCHQVSEQLKIEYTLQNGGYPETFFMLNSVQLPQAPQILNWNVRDDQNMLILDLFYDSSLLKESTVLRYAEYYQTLLLALVRDGEKAIGTVDILSASDRLLYREMNDTSVLEPENQTVHGWFEATAAAYPDSPAITSPSKSYTYRELNERANQVARVLLSNGLQKGEFVSIFMDRSLETIISLLGILKAGGAYVPIDPEHPQERNSYIVEDTASSFVLTTEASYAQASSLFSSIATVRQILAVDGRLAGFAASNPNLDIQPDDLAYIIYTSGSTGKPKGALIAHRGVTNLGSVVQRDCDIQPGDVLTQFATYSFDASVWDTIGALFYGAELYLLSAEERVSVEEFASAIERTGTTIITILPTIFFNQLASYLSDEGFHKLAKVRIITVAGEALYGEQVRAFQRKFGNQIDIVNVYGPTECTVATATHRISEQVPEHVVNIPIGKPIHNYKVYIVNEEQQLCPAGVPGEVYIATPALAKGYLNQPERTEQAFIENPFAIGEKIYKSGDIAKLLDTGLLEYVGRSDSQLKIRGHRIEIGEIEDHFARLDQIQNVAVIPKKESDGQNMLVGYFTSKDGSTLSVSDIKAELTEKLPSYFVPKWICQLDEMPIAPTGKINRKAMVSLPHVERHEDRPDRVMPETETESIILDAWKEILQHDDFGVEDSFFNIGGDSLRVIHVLVILKPHYPQLKIADFFAEKTVRALARRVEVLSLSAAEVTDSVVTDGMITQLSEHPVELTSQLGYPLIREPEHVLLTGATGYLGSHVLQQLILNSSTRIYTLVRRPSNGITAMERLTNVLEGYFGKQLTDQLSTRVEIIEGDLERPNLGLSAEQTAYVQDRIDRVIHCAADVRHFGDADQFAKTNVEGTVALLDLIRSKPGASFHHVSTMGIPEDLALSGQWESSLQYDRFPADLHVDNLYSDSKLEAEKVLMIAAEQGVPVSIYRAGNLTCHSETGRFQSNIDSNAFYRMIKAMLLLGKAPAADWMVDFTPINYASEAIVHLALRQDTAGRVFHICNPEPIRYDELIRSVNRAGYEVETLPFADYTRWLFDASISKEPEALQLAIAQLEGDGAKDSAYVYACPVTTAYVEPAGISCARTDDRFISAMLDYAVQIGYFPSAIRHHNGTSTAME; encoded by the coding sequence GTGATTGAAAACCAACCATCTTCTTCCCATTCCATGGAATCTAGCTTGCCAGTTCTGCAGATTCCACTGGATTTTGGGCGACGTCAACAATCATTCTCTTATCAGTCTGCTCAAATCACATTACATGCTTCTCTGAACCGTGAACTTAAACAGAAGTATGGAGAACAGATGGTGTACCCGGTACTCCTCTCAGCTTATGCAGCCTTGTTATTCCGTTTGTCAGCTGAACAGGAACTTGCCATAGGTATACTTTCCCCCGATCAGGCAGCTTCCTATCTTTCATTGCAGATTCAGGGTAAATTGACCTTCAGCCAACTATGTCATCAGGTGTCAGAGCAGCTCAAGATTGAATACACGTTGCAGAACGGTGGATACCCTGAAACGTTTTTTATGCTGAATAGTGTGCAGTTGCCTCAAGCTCCTCAAATATTAAACTGGAACGTTCGAGATGATCAGAACATGCTCATCCTCGATCTGTTCTATGATAGTTCACTGTTGAAAGAGTCTACCGTGCTGAGATATGCAGAATATTATCAGACTCTTCTACTCGCCCTAGTGCGTGACGGTGAAAAAGCAATCGGTACGGTAGATATTCTTTCCGCCTCAGATCGATTGCTTTACCGTGAAATGAATGATACTTCTGTTCTCGAACCAGAGAACCAAACGGTTCATGGCTGGTTCGAAGCAACGGCAGCGGCATATCCGGATTCACCGGCGATAACATCGCCATCCAAAAGTTATACGTACAGGGAATTGAATGAACGAGCTAATCAGGTTGCACGTGTTCTGTTATCCAATGGACTGCAGAAAGGTGAATTTGTCAGTATCTTTATGGATCGAAGTCTGGAGACGATCATCTCCCTGCTTGGTATTCTGAAGGCAGGTGGTGCATATGTTCCGATCGACCCTGAGCATCCACAAGAACGTAACAGTTATATCGTGGAAGATACGGCGTCCTCATTCGTGCTGACAACGGAGGCTTCTTATGCCCAAGCTTCCAGCTTGTTCTCCAGTATAGCTACGGTCCGTCAGATTCTCGCTGTGGATGGTCGTTTGGCCGGATTTGCAGCAAGTAATCCCAATCTGGATATTCAGCCGGATGATCTTGCGTATATTATCTACACGTCAGGGTCGACCGGTAAACCCAAAGGTGCACTGATTGCCCACCGGGGTGTAACCAATCTTGGCAGCGTGGTTCAGCGTGATTGTGACATTCAACCAGGTGATGTATTAACCCAGTTTGCTACATACAGCTTTGATGCATCCGTGTGGGATACCATTGGCGCCTTGTTCTATGGAGCAGAATTATATCTGTTGTCTGCGGAAGAACGTGTATCCGTTGAAGAGTTCGCAAGTGCGATTGAACGGACAGGAACAACCATCATTACGATACTGCCTACGATTTTCTTCAATCAGCTTGCTTCCTACTTATCCGATGAAGGTTTCCACAAGCTGGCCAAAGTCAGAATCATCACTGTAGCCGGAGAAGCGTTATATGGTGAACAGGTTCGTGCCTTCCAGCGCAAATTTGGAAACCAGATTGATATTGTTAATGTGTACGGACCTACCGAATGTACAGTAGCCACAGCTACTCACCGCATCAGTGAGCAGGTTCCGGAACATGTGGTGAACATCCCTATCGGTAAACCGATTCATAACTACAAAGTATACATTGTAAATGAAGAACAACAGCTCTGTCCGGCAGGTGTACCTGGTGAGGTATATATCGCTACCCCTGCACTGGCCAAAGGTTATCTGAATCAGCCAGAACGTACAGAGCAAGCATTCATTGAGAACCCGTTTGCGATAGGTGAGAAAATCTACAAATCTGGCGATATTGCCAAATTGCTGGATACCGGGTTGCTAGAATATGTTGGTCGCAGTGACTCTCAGCTAAAAATTCGTGGTCACCGGATTGAGATTGGGGAGATTGAAGATCACTTTGCACGGCTTGATCAGATCCAGAACGTTGCCGTCATTCCGAAGAAAGAATCCGACGGACAAAATATGCTGGTTGGTTACTTTACATCGAAAGATGGCAGTACCCTCTCTGTTTCGGACATCAAGGCAGAACTGACGGAGAAACTCCCTTCTTATTTTGTACCGAAGTGGATCTGTCAGCTGGATGAAATGCCGATTGCACCGACTGGGAAAATCAATCGCAAAGCGATGGTATCCCTGCCTCATGTGGAACGACATGAAGATCGTCCTGACCGAGTCATGCCTGAGACGGAGACGGAATCCATTATCCTGGACGCATGGAAAGAAATCCTTCAGCATGATGACTTCGGTGTCGAAGACAGCTTCTTCAATATCGGTGGTGATTCACTCCGGGTCATTCATGTACTGGTCATTCTGAAGCCACATTATCCGCAACTGAAAATTGCCGACTTCTTTGCCGAGAAAACAGTCCGCGCTCTCGCTCGTCGTGTGGAAGTATTGTCTCTCAGTGCAGCAGAAGTTACGGATTCAGTGGTGACCGACGGTATGATTACACAATTATCCGAACACCCTGTGGAGCTAACTTCCCAGTTGGGGTATCCGCTCATTCGTGAACCTGAGCATGTGCTACTGACCGGAGCAACAGGTTATCTGGGCTCTCATGTGCTGCAACAGTTAATTCTGAATTCCAGTACACGAATCTACACCCTTGTTCGTCGACCATCCAATGGAATAACTGCAATGGAACGTTTGACTAACGTACTGGAAGGTTATTTCGGCAAACAACTGACTGACCAGCTCTCCACTCGTGTGGAGATTATTGAAGGGGATCTCGAACGACCTAATCTCGGTCTGTCCGCTGAACAAACGGCTTATGTTCAGGATCGAATTGACCGTGTTATCCACTGCGCTGCAGACGTACGTCATTTCGGAGATGCCGATCAGTTCGCCAAAACAAACGTGGAAGGAACGGTCGCATTGCTAGACTTGATTCGCAGCAAACCAGGTGCTTCCTTCCACCATGTATCCACGATGGGTATTCCGGAAGATCTGGCACTCAGCGGACAATGGGAATCTTCCCTGCAATATGATCGGTTCCCGGCTGACTTGCATGTGGACAACCTGTATTCGGACAGCAAGCTTGAAGCCGAGAAAGTGCTCATGATTGCCGCTGAGCAAGGAGTACCTGTCAGCATCTATCGTGCAGGTAACCTCACTTGCCACTCTGAGACTGGACGCTTCCAGTCCAATATTGATAGCAACGCCTTCTATCGTATGATCAAAGCGATGTTATTGCTTGGCAAGGCTCCTGCGGCAGACTGGATGGTTGATTTCACACCGATTAACTATGCAAGTGAAGCTATCGTTCATCTGGCCTTACGTCAGGATACCGCCGGTCGTGTATTCCACATCTGTAATCCGGAGCCGATCCGCTATGATGAGCTGATCCGTTCTGTGAATCGGGCTGGTTACGAAGTCGAGACGCTACCATTCGCGGATTACACACGTTGGTTGTTCGATGCGAGCATCAGCAAAGAGCCGGAAGCTCTTCAGTTGGCTATTGCACAGCTTGAAGGCGACGGTGCGAAGGATTCAGCATATGTCTATGCTTGCCCTGTCACAACGGCTTATGTGGAACCTGCCGGAATCTCATGTGCGAGAACAGATGATCGCTTCATCTCCGCCATGTTGGACTACGCCGTTCAGATTGGATATTTCCCGTCTGCAATCCGGCACCATAACGGCACTTCTACAGCAATGGAGTAA
- a CDS encoding methyl-accepting chemotaxis protein, which yields MSFFSKNLLLSFTNIVIIGVALIASSYYFQKTVLVEQLHGQVEQITKKWAEDINPAEVQAAIAEGSYDGATQTKLRAYFDEMQEYYPNIAQAYIFGVELGGDNKRLTSLVAMPTNLREAFQSENVNIGDMYEQPVVVANALKEMLNTDRPTFTTFYSDDFGTWTTIAYPIKDSNGKIFSYFAVDADASAVPAGLNSLLKNGIIILVAFLLLFLIIQYLVVKNTLSPIRHLIKGIDDVSRGNLNVNIPTGKDDLGLVNEKFNTMVRKINDTIVKVQITSQEVNQSAKELYEVSERNSENADSINNNVTQITSNIRSQEQATRDSARAMSEMATVIQTIASSSASVADEAYEMERRSQQGNSVVRQVSEQMNLITESVKNTASAIEVLESRSQEIGDILNIISGISSQTNLLALNASIEAARVGEEGRGFAVVAGEVRKLAEQSEQATSQVGVLIQEIQAGIKQAVRAMEQGTSEVDTGLSVADQTGQLFEDILEAAKKVSNQIQEVSSATEEISAGTEEMTATADDLSSSVSKTADSSEQISSSVDEQKASLITLVDSSTRLNSMSEELQELISHFNVSKQ from the coding sequence ATGTCTTTTTTCTCCAAAAATTTGTTACTCTCATTTACTAATATCGTTATCATCGGGGTAGCACTTATCGCAAGCAGTTACTATTTTCAAAAAACAGTTCTTGTTGAACAGCTGCATGGACAGGTGGAACAAATTACCAAAAAATGGGCTGAAGATATCAATCCTGCCGAGGTACAAGCTGCTATTGCGGAAGGTAGCTATGATGGAGCAACACAAACGAAATTACGAGCGTATTTCGATGAGATGCAAGAATATTATCCCAACATTGCACAGGCCTACATCTTCGGTGTTGAGCTCGGTGGCGATAACAAGAGATTAACTTCCCTTGTAGCGATGCCGACCAACCTAAGAGAGGCTTTTCAAAGTGAGAACGTAAATATTGGTGACATGTATGAGCAGCCGGTCGTTGTAGCCAATGCACTGAAAGAAATGCTTAATACGGATCGCCCAACATTTACAACATTTTATTCCGATGATTTCGGAACATGGACAACCATTGCATATCCAATCAAAGACAGCAACGGAAAGATTTTTTCATATTTTGCCGTTGATGCAGATGCATCAGCCGTACCCGCGGGACTGAACTCCTTGCTCAAAAACGGAATTATCATCCTTGTGGCCTTCTTGCTGTTATTCCTGATTATCCAATACCTTGTAGTTAAAAACACACTTTCCCCTATCCGTCACTTGATCAAAGGAATTGATGACGTCAGTCGGGGTAATTTGAATGTCAACATTCCGACAGGCAAAGACGATCTGGGACTCGTTAACGAGAAGTTCAACACCATGGTTCGCAAAATCAACGATACTATCGTAAAAGTGCAAATCACATCACAAGAAGTAAATCAGTCTGCCAAAGAGCTATATGAAGTTTCCGAGCGCAACAGTGAGAATGCAGATTCCATTAATAATAATGTGACGCAAATTACTTCCAACATTCGTTCACAGGAACAGGCAACCCGGGATAGTGCACGTGCCATGTCCGAGATGGCTACCGTAATCCAGACGATTGCCAGCAGCTCGGCAAGTGTAGCAGATGAAGCCTATGAAATGGAACGTCGTTCGCAACAAGGTAACAGTGTTGTCCGTCAGGTATCTGAACAGATGAATCTGATTACGGAATCGGTTAAGAATACCGCTTCTGCCATTGAGGTTCTGGAGAGTCGTTCGCAGGAAATCGGCGATATTCTCAATATCATCTCGGGAATCTCCAGCCAGACCAACTTGCTTGCTCTTAATGCATCCATTGAAGCAGCTCGTGTTGGTGAAGAAGGAAGAGGATTTGCAGTTGTTGCAGGTGAAGTACGCAAACTTGCCGAGCAGTCTGAACAAGCAACCAGCCAGGTTGGCGTATTGATCCAAGAGATTCAAGCTGGAATTAAACAAGCTGTACGTGCAATGGAACAAGGTACGTCAGAAGTAGATACAGGACTCAGCGTAGCCGATCAAACAGGACAACTGTTCGAAGATATTTTAGAAGCAGCGAAAAAAGTATCTAATCAGATTCAGGAAGTATCAAGCGCGACAGAAGAAATCTCTGCGGGTACGGAGGAAATGACCGCTACAGCAGACGACTTGTCTTCAAGCGTAAGTAAGACAGCAGACAGCAGTGAACAGATTTCCTCATCTGTTGATGAGCAAAAAGCATCTTTGATTACACTGGTAGACTCCTCCACACGCCTTAACAGCATGTCTGAGGAACTCCAAGAATTGATCTCTCATTTCAATGTAAGCAAACAATAA
- the rpiA gene encoding ribose-5-phosphate isomerase RpiA → MNLKQIAAERAAEYVEDGMKVGLGTGSTAYYAICRIGERVRDGLNIQAVATSEASDKLAREWGIPIVPFDQIGRLDLTIDGADEVDPEFNLIKGGGGALLREKIVAANSDKLIIVADGSKAVQKLGKFPLPVEVVPFASEWTFQALEQLGCKPQWRMDGQQRYLTDNGNLIADCHLEAIDHAADLNVQLNMLPGVVDNGLFVDMASTVILANADGSIEELHRS, encoded by the coding sequence ATGAATCTTAAACAGATAGCAGCAGAGCGTGCAGCAGAATATGTTGAAGATGGAATGAAGGTTGGATTGGGTACAGGTTCAACAGCTTATTATGCCATCTGCCGGATCGGTGAGCGGGTACGTGATGGATTGAACATTCAAGCGGTTGCCACTTCAGAGGCTTCGGACAAACTTGCCCGTGAATGGGGGATTCCCATCGTCCCATTTGACCAGATTGGACGTCTGGATCTGACCATTGATGGCGCTGATGAAGTAGATCCCGAATTTAACCTGATTAAAGGGGGGGGCGGGGCTCTTTTGCGTGAGAAAATCGTGGCAGCCAATAGTGACAAATTAATTATTGTGGCGGATGGCAGCAAAGCCGTGCAAAAGTTGGGGAAATTCCCGCTTCCAGTTGAGGTGGTTCCATTTGCTTCTGAGTGGACCTTCCAGGCGCTCGAACAATTGGGGTGTAAACCACAGTGGCGGATGGATGGACAGCAACGTTATCTGACAGACAACGGAAACCTGATAGCGGATTGCCACTTGGAGGCGATTGATCACGCTGCCGATCTTAATGTTCAATTGAACATGTTACCAGGTGTTGTTGATAACGGACTATTTGTGGATATGGCGAGTACAGTCATTCTTGCCAATGCGGACGGAAGTATCGAAGAGCTTCATCGTTCTTAA
- a CDS encoding GNAT family protein — protein MKELPIVDGELVLRCVEKQDLKELYELIYSDDVPEWKQWDAPYYPLKHESFESFEQGMLKRMHVDPDDSRPVSIRIIESDRQIVGTISYYIEDELSMWLEMGIVIYRSVQWGRGVGTRSLVMWSSHLFEQLPLVRVGLTTWSGNERMMRAAVKAGLRVEGRMRKCRIVRGQYYDSIRMGMLREEWEQKLAPHTSRNVNN, from the coding sequence ATGAAAGAACTGCCAATCGTTGATGGTGAACTTGTACTCAGGTGTGTGGAGAAACAGGATCTGAAAGAACTCTACGAATTGATCTACAGTGATGACGTACCTGAATGGAAGCAATGGGATGCACCCTATTACCCACTTAAACACGAAAGTTTTGAAAGTTTTGAACAAGGTATGCTCAAACGTATGCACGTAGATCCAGACGATTCCAGACCCGTATCAATCCGTATTATTGAATCCGACAGACAAATTGTGGGTACAATCAGCTATTACATAGAAGATGAGTTATCCATGTGGCTGGAAATGGGGATTGTAATATACAGATCTGTCCAGTGGGGACGCGGGGTTGGCACACGCTCACTTGTCATGTGGTCAAGTCATTTGTTTGAACAGCTGCCTTTGGTTCGGGTTGGATTGACTACTTGGTCTGGTAATGAACGAATGATGCGTGCGGCTGTGAAAGCCGGATTACGGGTGGAGGGGCGAATGCGGAAGTGTCGTATCGTTCGCGGGCAGTACTATGATTCAATTCGTATGGGGATGCTCCGTGAGGAGTGGGAGCAGAAGCTGGCCCCCCATACGAGCCGAAATGTAAACAACTGA
- a CDS encoding MarR family transcriptional regulator produces MLNTEDNRELSLQLFVVLVRAYNSVTSRSNRDIQSHGLNTTEFGVLDLLYHKGPQALQKIGEKVLMSSGNITYVVDKLQNKNLLFRRPSKEDRRVIYAELTEEGRELFTQIFPQHHQVIIDALEGLDPSEKVDAIKMLKKLGLAAEGKTDLRS; encoded by the coding sequence ATGCTGAACACGGAGGACAACCGGGAACTGTCTTTACAATTATTCGTGGTTCTTGTTCGGGCCTACAATTCTGTGACCTCACGTTCCAATCGGGACATCCAGAGTCACGGACTGAATACGACAGAATTTGGTGTGCTTGATTTGTTATATCATAAGGGACCGCAGGCATTGCAAAAGATTGGTGAAAAGGTCTTAATGTCCAGTGGTAATATTACGTATGTTGTAGATAAGTTGCAAAATAAAAATCTGCTGTTTCGTCGACCATCCAAGGAAGATCGGCGTGTCATTTACGCTGAGTTAACTGAGGAAGGAAGAGAATTGTTCACACAGATATTTCCTCAACATCATCAGGTTATCATTGATGCTTTGGAAGGACTTGATCCTTCCGAGAAAGTGGATGCGATTAAGATGTTGAAGAAGCTGGGACTGGCGGCAGAAGGGAAAACTGACTTGCGTTCATAA